A single Parabacteroides timonensis DNA region contains:
- a CDS encoding FimB/Mfa2 family fimbrial subunit, producing MKHLYSIFLWVLPIVMFTSCNFIHDDDPEPCPHGVLLRFVYDYNMEYANAFPSKVDCLTLYIYDEEGNYVATHTETTDVLSDENYRMPIDLEAGKYHFVAYGGLACADHSFSVTAEPDATNNRLSDLSVLMQHNKLTSDKALHGLFFGDLDMTIEEGDYKEETLYMMKNTNNIRIILQQMNGQPVSDDDFTFRIVNDDNTLFAYDNSLLTNGFITYLPWAQGQRTVGDTGGDASKVTVAYAEFSTSRLTVGNHPRLIITNKQNGSEVVNIPLNDYLLLLKSDLYAGMEDQEFLDRESEWSMIFFLDENHLWVNAHIIINDWVVRLNNLSAL from the coding sequence ATGAAACATTTATATTCAATATTTTTATGGGTGTTACCGATTGTCATGTTCACTTCGTGTAACTTTATTCACGACGACGATCCGGAGCCATGTCCGCACGGCGTATTGTTGCGTTTTGTGTATGATTACAACATGGAATATGCCAATGCTTTCCCAAGTAAGGTGGATTGCCTGACACTTTATATTTATGATGAAGAGGGGAATTATGTTGCTACCCACACTGAGACAACCGATGTGCTTAGCGATGAAAACTATCGCATGCCGATCGATTTGGAAGCCGGTAAATATCATTTTGTGGCTTATGGAGGTCTGGCTTGTGCCGACCATTCTTTTAGCGTAACGGCTGAACCGGATGCAACAAACAACCGACTTTCCGACTTGTCTGTCCTGATGCAACATAATAAATTGACTTCCGACAAGGCTTTGCACGGTCTGTTTTTCGGAGATCTGGATATGACAATAGAAGAGGGAGACTATAAGGAAGAGACTCTCTATATGATGAAGAATACGAATAATATCCGCATCATTCTTCAGCAGATGAACGGCCAGCCGGTGTCGGACGATGATTTCACATTCCGGATTGTGAATGACGACAATACATTGTTTGCCTACGATAATAGCCTGTTGACGAACGGATTTATTACCTACTTGCCCTGGGCACAGGGACAACGCACGGTAGGGGATACCGGAGGTGACGCTTCGAAGGTAACTGTGGCTTATGCTGAGTTTTCCACATCTCGCCTGACAGTAGGGAATCATCCGCGTTTGATTATCACGAACAAGCAGAACGGCAGTGAAGTAGTCAACATACCGTTGAATGACTATCTGTTGTTATTGAAGAGTGATTTGTATGCGGGGATGGAGGATCAGGAGTTCCTGGATCGCGAAAGCGAATGGTCGATGATCTTCTTCCTGGATGAGAATCATCTGTGGGTGAATGCTCATATTATTATCAATGATTGGGTTGTACGATTGAATAATTTGTCGGCATTATGA
- a CDS encoding D-Ala-D-Ala carboxypeptidase family metallohydrolase gives MGYQKPLRQLYKAPIAILSGYRSETVNRLAGGVPASQHRKGEAADCYVVGGPEKLLSRLKSSGLVFDQAILYKRRRFLHLSLKKEGRNRMQG, from the coding sequence ATTGGTTACCAGAAGCCTTTACGCCAATTATATAAAGCTCCGATTGCTATCCTGAGCGGATATCGCAGTGAAACGGTAAACCGTCTGGCGGGTGGCGTTCCTGCGAGCCAGCACCGGAAAGGGGAAGCTGCGGATTGTTATGTTGTCGGAGGTCCGGAGAAGCTGCTCTCTCGTTTGAAAAGTTCGGGATTGGTTTTCGATCAGGCTATTTTGTATAAGCGGCGTCGTTTCCTGCATCTTTCATTGAAAAAGGAGGGGAGAAACCGGATGCAGGGTTGA
- a CDS encoding fimbrillin family protein, which translates to MKPILQYGLLFCFGFFFCTACTEESDTEIIDGTHTYLRAIATIGDATTVQTKTEGDGGGEAEDVGSTPPCDIYGTQMDKLYSYLPTSNKDGGFKEGDKAKIGIYSLYGVGGSTDEDRLINIPLTHVGGKKGYFQNEDIKIPSMTNLGRTLAYYPYNEHNKGADESTGIDESSGDFSYPISLYYEDGFTNLNKDDKNKVIDLLVAVNSGTVTSTGEFIFSFKHACSMLLIFPGEGFEHLNTPLEGGTKNDDASGGSSLSKEVTVYLKHSINARVTYKKGGNFSLSMDKTGADDHLEFPTNRCDAYKLAGTSWSKSKTVYSVILPPEAEIDYIKMTDDNGTVQYVRPAEDLAVHKPLTGGTRYPITVKLEGVEPAIYPHEIVEWDDVTVKIESRGIDDLEDLKGWMEAYNDGNNDGNNENLSKYGENNGGKWTFYLNKDIDCSSLEESYQYLIKTFNATLDGRNHTLSGLKFKKSTTRNDDNNIGFIGKLAEGGTVKRLKIDGITIEKDNLTSSDNIGTIAGTIAGGTVENCTVTNINISCDAGNVGALAGTVSSGSAKTCRFEGALYLGVDAIHDDKHLWGKKEGVDDFSAAPIKTNLFVYKSKKVEENTEENTN; encoded by the coding sequence ATGAAACCAATACTACAATACGGATTACTCTTTTGTTTCGGCTTTTTCTTTTGTACGGCTTGTACAGAAGAGTCGGATACAGAAATTATAGATGGAACGCACACCTATCTGAGAGCTATTGCCACGATAGGTGATGCGACGACGGTACAAACGAAAACTGAAGGTGACGGTGGTGGTGAGGCTGAAGACGTTGGATCAACACCTCCCTGTGATATATATGGTACACAGATGGATAAACTTTACTCATATCTTCCCACATCCAATAAAGATGGAGGTTTTAAAGAAGGAGATAAGGCTAAAATCGGAATATACTCACTTTATGGCGTTGGAGGATCTACGGATGAAGATCGGTTGATTAATATTCCCTTAACACATGTCGGAGGTAAAAAGGGGTATTTTCAAAATGAAGATATTAAGATACCCTCTATGACTAACCTGGGACGCACATTGGCTTATTATCCTTATAATGAACATAATAAGGGCGCTGATGAATCTACTGGTATAGATGAATCATCTGGTGATTTTTCATACCCGATAAGTCTTTATTATGAAGATGGTTTTACAAATCTAAATAAGGACGACAAGAATAAAGTAATAGACCTGTTAGTTGCAGTCAATAGCGGAACCGTTACATCTACCGGAGAGTTCATTTTTAGTTTTAAACATGCTTGTTCCATGTTGCTGATCTTTCCGGGAGAAGGATTTGAGCATTTGAATACTCCTCTTGAAGGCGGAACCAAGAATGATGATGCTAGTGGAGGTTCTTCTTTAAGCAAGGAGGTAACAGTCTATTTAAAACACTCCATAAATGCACGTGTGACTTATAAAAAAGGAGGGAACTTTTCTCTTTCTATGGATAAAACAGGTGCTGATGATCATTTAGAATTTCCAACCAACCGCTGTGATGCGTATAAGTTGGCTGGAACATCCTGGAGTAAAAGCAAAACTGTTTACTCTGTGATATTACCTCCGGAGGCAGAAATTGATTATATCAAAATGACTGATGATAACGGTACGGTACAGTATGTAAGACCCGCCGAAGATTTAGCGGTTCATAAACCTTTGACCGGAGGTACCCGATATCCGATAACTGTTAAATTAGAGGGAGTGGAACCGGCTATTTATCCGCATGAGATTGTGGAATGGGATGATGTGACGGTAAAAATAGAAAGTAGGGGTATCGATGATTTAGAGGATTTGAAAGGTTGGATGGAGGCATATAATGATGGTAATAATGATGGTAATAATGAAAATTTGTCTAAATATGGAGAAAATAACGGCGGCAAGTGGACTTTTTATCTCAACAAAGATATAGATTGTTCCAGCTTGGAAGAATCTTATCAGTATCTTATTAAAACATTCAACGCCACATTAGACGGTCGCAATCATACACTAAGCGGTTTAAAGTTTAAGAAAAGTACAACTCGTAATGATGATAATAATATCGGATTTATCGGTAAGTTGGCTGAAGGCGGAACCGTGAAACGGTTGAAAATAGATGGTATAACCATAGAAAAGGACAATTTGACCAGTAGCGATAATATTGGTACTATCGCCGGAACCATCGCAGGGGGTACCGTTGAAAATTGTACAGTGACAAATATAAATATCTCTTGTGATGCAGGAAATGTAGGTGCCTTGGCCGGAACGGTTTCTAGTGGTTCTGCAAAAACATGTAGATTTGAGGGAGCTTTGTATTTAGGTGTAGATGCGATTCATGATGATAAACATCTTTGGGGAAAGAAAGAGGGGGTCGATGACTTTAGTGCTGCTCCAATCAAAACTAATCTCTTTGTGTATAAATCAAAAAAGGTAGAGGAGAATACAGAAGAAAATACAAATTGA
- a CDS encoding fimbrillin family protein produces the protein MKTIQMIVAIGICLFASACSDERPYGPVVDEKNALEIIVSINEEQQTKADGEIKDDVDIDTDDKAQVTYYFSYVEKSSADNFYTTIDVTGTENNVSDKDWEGRPYKTKEPQDQLTWGDINLKSRHFILDNIQYNVREKPTSSQTISFPTGDDGSGYSKYDAAPAPEIVGTGNDILWGQLEVSKQQGEILNPLHFELEHKMSKVTFVIFSEEEKVQSSLKESGVNVTLSGVILKSASFNRLTGKVIAGKSKSDQQLNGEFENGSYITKAWIFPPQIFGDEDRPKLSVQVGGVTYTGPLNASMQIENSITKPLEFLAGYHLIIEAELGNFNDRNIYFEPVLVEKWNVLPDKDLSVGQVGIRTTEELRECMDAFSKISSLSSSDENIWILRKYGVQNGDSWTFYLWKDLTDVCDEAFNEFLTSLSSSHTFQWNGHTINEKGESSFKKDTE, from the coding sequence ATGAAAACAATACAAATGATCGTAGCAATCGGTATCTGTTTGTTCGCTTCTGCTTGCTCGGACGAGAGGCCGTATGGTCCGGTAGTAGATGAAAAAAATGCATTGGAAATAATCGTTTCAATCAACGAGGAACAACAAACTAAAGCTGATGGAGAAATAAAGGATGATGTTGATATAGATACAGACGATAAAGCTCAGGTTACTTATTATTTTTCGTATGTAGAAAAGAGTAGTGCAGACAACTTCTATACAACTATTGATGTAACAGGAACTGAAAACAATGTAAGCGATAAGGATTGGGAAGGGCGTCCTTATAAAACTAAGGAGCCTCAGGATCAATTAACATGGGGTGATATTAATTTGAAAAGTCGCCACTTTATATTGGATAATATTCAATATAATGTAAGAGAAAAACCTACGTCTTCACAAACTATAAGCTTTCCAACTGGGGACGACGGCAGTGGGTACAGCAAGTATGACGCTGCTCCAGCTCCGGAGATAGTAGGAACTGGTAATGATATTTTATGGGGGCAATTGGAGGTTAGTAAACAACAAGGAGAGATATTAAATCCACTACACTTTGAATTGGAGCATAAGATGTCTAAAGTGACGTTTGTGATATTCTCAGAAGAAGAGAAAGTTCAATCTTCTTTGAAAGAAAGTGGTGTAAATGTGACGTTATCCGGTGTGATTTTAAAGTCTGCTTCGTTTAATCGGTTGACAGGAAAAGTGATTGCCGGAAAGAGTAAATCAGATCAGCAGCTCAACGGTGAGTTTGAAAATGGCTCATATATTACAAAAGCCTGGATATTTCCACCTCAAATATTTGGAGATGAGGATAGACCCAAATTAAGTGTTCAAGTTGGTGGTGTAACTTATACTGGTCCACTAAATGCATCTATGCAAATAGAGAATAGCATAACGAAGCCATTAGAGTTTCTTGCCGGATATCATTTGATTATTGAAGCTGAATTAGGGAATTTTAATGATCGTAATATTTATTTTGAACCAGTTCTGGTTGAGAAATGGAATGTGTTGCCGGATAAAGATTTATCGGTTGGTCAGGTTGGTATTCGTACTACTGAGGAATTGAGAGAGTGCATGGACGCTTTTAGTAAGATCTCAAGTTTAAGCAGTTCAGATGAGAACATTTGGATTTTGAGGAAATATGGGGTGCAAAATGGAGACAGTTGGACTTTTTATCTCTGGAAAGACTTAACGGATGTTTGTGATGAGGCATTTAATGAGTTCTTGACATCGTTATCGTCGTCTCATACGTTTCAATGGAATGGTCATACAATTAATGAAAAAGGAGAATCTAGTTTTAAAAAAGATACTGAATAA
- a CDS encoding DUF3737 family protein, which translates to MEIIKNKEYEGERPLFAAHDLQLENVTIHTGESALKECSNIIAVNCRFEGKYPFWHNDGFIVKNCLFTDGARAALWYSRNLQMSDTIVEAPKMFRDMDGIKLENVRLSNALETFWHCRNVELKNVQIDKADYLFMHGENIHIENYSQNGNYSFQYCKNVEIRNAVINSKDAFWNTENVTVYDSELTGEYLGWHSRNLRLVNCKISGTQALCYAHDLVMENCTMADDADLCFEYSSVQATINSPIHSVKNPRTGRITAEYYNEIIIDENILKPANCELKLWDNVTCFNQ; encoded by the coding sequence ATGGAAATTATTAAGAACAAAGAGTATGAAGGCGAACGTCCTTTATTTGCTGCACACGATTTACAACTGGAAAATGTAACGATTCATACTGGCGAATCTGCTTTAAAAGAATGCAGTAATATCATTGCGGTAAACTGCCGTTTCGAGGGTAAATATCCCTTTTGGCATAATGATGGTTTTATCGTGAAGAATTGCCTTTTTACCGATGGTGCACGCGCTGCCCTGTGGTATTCACGGAACCTGCAAATGAGTGACACTATTGTGGAAGCTCCGAAGATGTTCCGTGATATGGATGGGATCAAGTTAGAGAATGTGCGACTATCCAATGCGTTGGAAACGTTCTGGCATTGCCGTAACGTAGAACTGAAGAATGTACAGATCGATAAAGCAGATTACCTGTTTATGCACGGAGAGAATATCCATATTGAGAATTACAGTCAGAATGGAAACTATTCATTCCAGTATTGTAAGAATGTAGAAATCCGTAATGCCGTTATCAATTCGAAAGATGCTTTCTGGAACACTGAAAATGTGACCGTGTATGATTCCGAACTGACCGGTGAATATCTGGGATGGCACTCACGCAACTTACGCTTGGTAAATTGCAAGATATCCGGGACACAAGCCCTTTGCTATGCACATGACCTGGTAATGGAGAACTGTACAATGGCGGATGATGCTGATCTCTGTTTTGAATATAGCAGTGTGCAGGCAACTATTAATAGCCCGATACATAGTGTGAAGAATCCGCGTACCGGACGTATCACGGCTGAATATTACAATGAAATCATCATCGATGAAAACATCCTGAAGCCGGCAAACTGTGAACTGAAACTGTGGGATAACGTAACTTGCTTCAATCAATGA
- a CDS encoding fimbrillin family protein, whose product MQKYILIIYSIICYSLLGCTDEPWAEKRNPGQNEGVPVEFVMELPQRTLLTRTGEEGGSSIEFDEKVAFKDGDKIQIIANFYGKTENDPGVKSGKFISSVCCFLEYNQEGDKWVNNSGEVLCWPLDSESAVFAAFYYPGFDGMLRMNEATLPVSLDTLTIQSDPLMTKEVTVNEYGHAVSLKFEHKCTRLVLTDVGDFLNTGYIPDKLWLTSEIANPNGDKEPLTNTFQLMAVGTEGGAQSFKFAFTEELVASPSTREESGNNTDKTSITVRGNQIASTTRDTEGTKGQDAIVFFLPPGDYSTATLSLRPGRPLLSWKDVNASTCGEGLQKLEAGKSYVVSMNDLGGHITMDGDADDWEQDGDDVVKLNSFELQEFLNAISAGKEYSCQIGEDEKETQLLDVIDNEVVLLKCIDFANQEFNPVALEMGRSFDGNKHYFKNIKDKPVFSIIRGATVKNLGLEEVQLYETVEQDDGINSIGALAFKSKSSTIEGIRLENINVNLTSDLPNGEVAIGALVGNSSDTHISEITVGKITVSITGKEQDPGTSSTLMLGGLIGQNAGGENGSLRGVSMLDGESIITVENGMKVSSGHNYTGGLVGLSWCSIENCKIRAGVDASEADGVWNYTGGLAGVMRGHHLGATGGDEHIHIEIKDSQYDGNVHGGICHAYLGGSSSIGHSSTGSLIGYSLGANTSSCTAQGEVNSTIGEQTGSSQTYYTIGGAFGCIRHENKDTDVDVNNNRVYVRVNNGINPIDDFCIVGWLAGVAPDEVKEKNNTIEISTTLNMVGEEDESVPDAGDLNYIK is encoded by the coding sequence ATGCAAAAATATATTTTAATCATATACAGCATAATATGCTATAGCCTGTTGGGTTGTACAGATGAACCATGGGCTGAAAAAAGGAATCCGGGACAGAACGAGGGTGTTCCGGTGGAATTTGTGATGGAACTACCCCAACGCACTCTTTTGACCCGGACAGGAGAGGAAGGAGGGAGTTCTATTGAGTTTGACGAAAAAGTAGCATTTAAGGATGGAGACAAAATCCAGATAATTGCTAATTTTTACGGAAAAACGGAAAATGATCCTGGTGTTAAAAGCGGAAAATTTATAAGTTCTGTTTGTTGTTTCCTGGAATATAATCAGGAGGGAGATAAATGGGTGAATAATTCGGGTGAAGTTTTGTGCTGGCCACTCGATTCGGAATCAGCCGTGTTTGCTGCATTTTACTATCCCGGGTTCGACGGTATGCTCAGGATGAATGAAGCGACTCTGCCTGTTTCGCTGGATACGTTGACTATTCAATCGGATCCGCTAATGACAAAAGAGGTCACTGTAAACGAATACGGCCATGCTGTTTCTTTGAAATTCGAACATAAGTGCACCAGATTGGTATTGACGGATGTTGGAGATTTTTTAAACACCGGTTATATCCCCGACAAATTGTGGCTGACTAGTGAAATTGCAAATCCGAATGGGGATAAGGAACCGCTCACGAATACTTTTCAGCTTATGGCAGTAGGAACAGAGGGAGGTGCTCAAAGTTTTAAATTTGCTTTTACCGAAGAATTGGTTGCAAGCCCATCTACAAGAGAAGAGTCTGGCAATAATACTGATAAAACATCGATTACGGTTAGGGGAAATCAGATAGCCTCAACAACCCGAGATACAGAAGGTACAAAAGGGCAGGATGCCATTGTTTTCTTTTTGCCACCGGGTGATTACAGTACGGCGACATTAAGCCTTCGTCCGGGTCGTCCTTTGCTTAGCTGGAAGGATGTAAACGCTTCTACTTGTGGCGAGGGTTTGCAAAAACTGGAAGCCGGAAAATCGTATGTGGTTTCTATGAATGATTTGGGAGGGCATATTACAATGGATGGCGATGCGGATGATTGGGAACAGGATGGGGATGACGTTGTTAAGCTAAACTCGTTTGAATTGCAGGAATTTTTGAACGCTATAAGTGCCGGTAAAGAGTATTCATGTCAAATAGGAGAAGATGAAAAAGAAACTCAATTGTTAGATGTGATAGATAATGAGGTTGTGCTGTTGAAATGTATTGATTTTGCCAATCAGGAATTCAATCCGGTAGCATTGGAAATGGGTAGAAGTTTTGATGGTAATAAGCATTATTTTAAGAATATAAAGGATAAACCTGTATTTAGTATAATCCGTGGAGCTACAGTGAAGAATCTGGGACTCGAAGAGGTTCAGTTGTATGAAACTGTTGAGCAGGATGATGGCATAAATTCTATAGGAGCTTTAGCCTTTAAAAGTAAGAGTTCGACGATAGAAGGTATACGGTTGGAAAACATTAATGTGAATCTTACATCAGACTTACCCAATGGAGAAGTAGCCATTGGTGCTTTAGTCGGAAACAGTTCCGATACTCATATATCGGAAATTACCGTTGGAAAAATAACTGTCAGTATAACCGGAAAAGAACAAGATCCCGGTACATCATCGACCCTGATGCTTGGAGGACTTATCGGACAGAATGCCGGGGGTGAAAATGGATCGTTAAGGGGTGTGTCCATGCTTGATGGTGAAAGTATAATAACAGTAGAGAATGGTATGAAAGTTTCCAGCGGACATAATTATACCGGTGGTTTGGTCGGTCTTTCCTGGTGTAGCATTGAGAATTGTAAGATTCGGGCAGGTGTAGATGCTTCCGAAGCCGATGGCGTATGGAATTATACCGGAGGATTGGCAGGTGTCATGCGTGGTCATCATTTGGGGGCTACCGGAGGGGATGAACATATACATATAGAAATAAAAGACTCCCAGTATGATGGCAATGTACATGGTGGAATATGTCATGCTTATCTAGGGGGATCATCATCTATTGGACATTCATCGACCGGAAGTTTGATCGGTTATTCACTGGGGGCTAATACTAGTTCTTGTACGGCTCAAGGCGAAGTAAATTCGACAATAGGAGAACAAACAGGATCGTCCCAAACATATTATACAATAGGAGGAGCATTTGGTTGTATTCGTCATGAAAACAAAGATACCGACGTAGATGTGAATAATAACAGGGTGTATGTAAGGGTGAATAATGGCATTAACCCCATAGATGATTTTTGTATAGTAGGCTGGTTAGCTGGGGTTGCACCTGATGAGGTTAAAGAAAAGAATAATACAATAGAAATATCTACAACGTTAAATATGGTGGGTGAAGAAGACGAAAGTGTTCCCGATGCAGGCGATCTTAATTACATAAAATAA
- a CDS encoding fimbrillin family protein: MKRNVLYICMLLSCLLVACSEEEKILPENVNDNPEEILFTGAVQKSKGISTRASENLDNYFVLNSNEHDFGTFYIWMEIGSEESLEYDFSSYKAPSGEAGVLRVADGNKLMWKDETSKHTFYAWTEPKGVKRLNGSLTGVLTEDTKGGLKSTVSFGTNTETELENFIITQKGPIVYKESGKDVALYFKRPISKIKLLTVTHYTSNGTKTPFYKCTIEFPNLSKTATFNPFGWENTDDTDAGNCIKKGAEKSLTWQWQKDGASNALADSFYVHPFKFGSLDDEIEVDSKTEEGNIGIHNDLGFFIVTINDDDDGNKSYTGTLDDLELLSGTTSQKELFAGDCMELHLTLQDGGGVGGGYTIKDWDTNPMEGVSEYRVPGVYTEEDAKRLLEALKNVEEGIEGVALENLIPDLIVEKDDGTHINFFTHVDWSDEDELSSLKIPEGYILDGNGFRLTLPEGANFDDKSEERVEDIYIQFGKDGKAESYPKEPTS, from the coding sequence ATGAAAAGAAACGTATTATATATATGTATGCTATTAAGCTGCCTGTTGGTAGCATGTAGTGAAGAAGAGAAGATCCTTCCGGAGAATGTGAATGATAATCCGGAAGAGATTCTTTTCACCGGTGCGGTACAGAAATCGAAAGGTATATCGACACGCGCAAGTGAGAATTTAGACAATTATTTTGTCTTGAACTCGAACGAACATGATTTTGGTACATTTTATATTTGGATGGAGATTGGTTCAGAAGAGAGTTTGGAATACGATTTTAGTTCTTATAAAGCGCCTTCCGGTGAAGCCGGTGTCTTACGTGTTGCAGATGGGAATAAACTTATGTGGAAAGATGAGACTTCAAAACATACTTTTTATGCCTGGACGGAACCAAAAGGAGTTAAACGTCTAAATGGAAGTCTGACTGGGGTATTAACAGAAGATACTAAAGGAGGACTAAAAAGTACAGTCTCTTTTGGTACAAATACAGAAACCGAACTCGAAAATTTTATTATCACGCAAAAGGGACCGATTGTTTATAAAGAGTCGGGAAAGGACGTTGCCTTGTATTTTAAACGCCCGATAAGCAAGATAAAGTTGTTGACAGTGACACATTATACAAGCAATGGAACTAAAACACCATTTTATAAATGTACTATTGAATTTCCTAATTTATCTAAAACTGCGACATTTAATCCGTTTGGCTGGGAGAATACCGATGATACCGATGCCGGAAATTGTATAAAGAAGGGTGCTGAGAAAAGCCTTACATGGCAGTGGCAGAAAGATGGAGCCTCCAATGCACTTGCTGATTCCTTCTATGTACATCCTTTTAAATTTGGTTCTCTGGACGATGAAATAGAGGTTGATTCGAAAACTGAAGAGGGAAATATCGGCATTCATAATGATTTAGGTTTTTTTATTGTTACAATCAATGATGATGATGATGGGAATAAATCTTATACCGGAACTTTGGATGATTTGGAGCTTTTGTCCGGAACTACTTCCCAAAAAGAACTGTTTGCCGGAGATTGTATGGAGTTGCATTTGACGCTTCAAGATGGTGGCGGTGTCGGCGGAGGATATACGATAAAAGATTGGGATACCAACCCAATGGAGGGTGTTTCTGAATATCGCGTACCGGGTGTTTATACAGAAGAGGATGCAAAGAGGTTGTTAGAGGCATTGAAAAATGTAGAAGAAGGCATTGAAGGTGTAGCTTTAGAGAATTTAATACCTGATTTAATTGTCGAGAAAGATGATGGAACCCATATAAATTTCTTTACCCATGTGGATTGGAGTGACGAGGATGAACTTTCAAGCCTGAAAATCCCTGAGGGCTATATATTAGATGGAAACGGTTTTCGGTTAACCTTACCGGAAGGTGCGAATTTTGACGATAAGTCTGAAGAGCGAGTAGAAGATATCTATATCCAATTTGGTAAAGATGGTAAAGCTGAGTCTTATCCTAAAGAACCAACATCCTAA